In a single window of the Streptomyces cinnabarinus genome:
- a CDS encoding ABC transporter permease, translating to MSALGGVVRAGLGRRRLQTTVMILTTLIAVTASVVAAGVLVASRAPFEQAMSERAGAHLTAWFDGRKATAKQLAATARAAGVTEAAGPFRTLSLAPRTASASEGLPSGVTLPERTVVGRAEPGGAVDRLDVVSGRWATRPGEIVLADGEDAIQPGTRLDLPGLPGSPTLTVVGLARSVTGTADAWVTPAQASALTTKDDSAGYQMLYRLRDSGTETQVAEGRAAIEAAAPQGALTGTRSHLAVRQEQLANALAFVPFVAAFGVLGLAMSVLIIGIIVSGTVGSATHRIGVLKSLGFTPAQVVRAYVAQALLPAAIGAALGVALGNVFAGPVLGGVEDVYNGAPAAVPWWIDITAPAMALALVTLAALAPALRAGRLRTIEAITAGRTPNPARGRLTRRRPARPAPRPDTAARTPDTHHPTGRPRQPGPRTVPRSPVTARGRLTHRLTSRLPRTVGLGLARPFVRPGRSLTTAAAVALATLTVTFAVGLALTLGAVQSERMLDSAAPVVVETGRGQGGPGGAVAVPAPGQEPRQPADPAAVVTALDGQESTRRYYGTAHAEVNATGITGRTTVTAYDGDSSWGAPPMVSGEWLGGPGEAVVTERFLDAAGIQVGDTVKLTEKGRGTTVRIVGEAFFTEDDGMSLLTRTATLTALGLDTAPASFHVQPDSGTDASAYVTGLNKALDGTGAVAHTNTDNSSSVIAAMDALIAMLTLLLVAVAGLGVLNTVVLDTRDRIHDLGIFKALGMTPRQTVALVLTSVAVIGLLAGAIGVPAGVALHHYVTPLMGDAVGMHLPGEHIGVYTPPALALLALGGLLIALAGALLPAGWAARTDTSRALRTE from the coding sequence GTGAGCGCGCTGGGCGGGGTGGTGCGGGCCGGGCTCGGGCGGCGCCGGCTCCAGACCACGGTGATGATCCTGACCACGCTGATCGCGGTGACCGCGTCCGTGGTCGCGGCCGGGGTGCTCGTCGCGTCCCGGGCGCCTTTCGAGCAGGCCATGTCGGAGCGGGCGGGGGCCCATCTGACCGCGTGGTTCGACGGGCGGAAGGCCACGGCGAAGCAGCTGGCGGCCACCGCGCGGGCGGCCGGGGTGACCGAGGCGGCCGGGCCGTTCCGGACTCTTTCGCTGGCACCGCGTACGGCGTCCGCGTCCGAGGGGCTGCCGTCCGGGGTGACGCTGCCCGAGCGGACCGTCGTCGGGCGGGCCGAGCCGGGCGGGGCCGTCGACCGGCTGGACGTGGTGTCCGGCAGGTGGGCCACCCGGCCCGGCGAGATCGTGCTGGCCGACGGCGAGGACGCGATCCAGCCGGGCACCCGTCTCGACCTCCCCGGGCTGCCGGGCTCGCCGACCCTGACCGTCGTCGGCCTGGCCCGCTCGGTGACCGGCACGGCGGACGCGTGGGTGACCCCGGCCCAGGCGTCGGCGCTCACCACGAAGGACGACAGCGCCGGGTACCAGATGCTCTACCGCCTGCGTGACTCCGGTACGGAAACGCAGGTGGCGGAGGGCCGGGCCGCGATCGAGGCCGCCGCACCGCAAGGCGCGCTCACCGGAACCCGCTCCCACCTCGCCGTCCGGCAGGAACAGCTCGCCAACGCGCTGGCGTTCGTGCCGTTCGTGGCGGCCTTCGGGGTGCTGGGCCTCGCGATGTCGGTACTGATCATCGGCATCATCGTCAGCGGCACGGTCGGCTCCGCCACGCACCGCATCGGCGTCCTGAAATCCCTCGGCTTCACCCCGGCCCAGGTGGTCCGCGCCTACGTCGCCCAGGCCCTGCTGCCCGCCGCCATCGGCGCCGCCCTCGGAGTGGCCCTCGGCAACGTGTTCGCGGGCCCGGTCCTGGGCGGCGTCGAGGACGTCTACAACGGCGCCCCGGCGGCCGTCCCCTGGTGGATCGACATCACGGCCCCCGCAATGGCCCTGGCCCTGGTCACCCTCGCCGCCCTGGCCCCGGCCCTGCGCGCAGGCCGCCTGCGCACCATCGAGGCCATCACGGCGGGCCGCACCCCGAACCCCGCCCGAGGCCGACTCACCCGGCGCCGCCCAGCACGACCGGCACCCCGCCCGGACACCGCCGCCCGCACACCGGACACCCACCACCCGACCGGCCGGCCGCGACAGCCGGGACCACGGACTGTCCCGCGATCCCCGGTCACCGCCCGAGGCCGACTCACCCACCGCCTGACCTCCCGCCTGCCCCGCACCGTCGGACTGGGCCTCGCCCGGCCCTTCGTGCGCCCCGGGCGTTCGCTGACGACCGCCGCCGCCGTCGCCCTCGCCACCCTCACGGTGACCTTCGCGGTAGGGCTGGCCCTGACCCTCGGTGCCGTGCAGTCGGAGCGGATGCTGGACTCCGCCGCGCCGGTCGTCGTGGAGACCGGCCGGGGGCAAGGGGGTCCGGGCGGTGCCGTGGCCGTGCCCGCGCCGGGACAGGAGCCACGACAGCCCGCCGATCCGGCGGCCGTGGTCACCGCCCTCGACGGCCAGGAGTCCACCCGCCGCTACTACGGCACCGCCCACGCCGAGGTGAACGCGACCGGGATCACCGGCCGGACCACGGTGACCGCCTACGACGGCGATTCGTCCTGGGGCGCCCCGCCGATGGTCTCGGGCGAGTGGCTCGGCGGCCCCGGCGAGGCCGTGGTCACCGAGCGGTTCCTCGACGCCGCCGGAATCCAGGTCGGCGACACCGTGAAGCTGACCGAGAAGGGCCGCGGCACGACCGTACGCATCGTGGGCGAGGCGTTCTTCACCGAGGACGACGGCATGAGCCTGCTGACCCGGACCGCCACCCTCACCGCCCTCGGCCTCGACACCGCCCCGGCGAGCTTCCACGTCCAGCCCGACTCCGGCACCGACGCCTCTGCCTACGTCACGGGGCTGAACAAGGCCCTCGACGGCACCGGCGCCGTCGCCCACACCAACACGGACAACTCCTCCAGCGTCATCGCCGCCATGGACGCCCTGATCGCCATGCTCACCCTGCTGCTGGTCGCGGTCGCGGGCCTGGGTGTGCTCAACACCGTCGTGCTGGACACCCGGGACCGGATCCACGACCTCGGGATCTTCAAGGCCCTCGGGATGACTCCCCGGCAGACCGTCGCCCTGGTCCTCACCTCCGTCGCCGTCATCGGCCTGCTCGCCGGAGCCATCGGCGTCCCGGCCGGAGTGGCCCTGCACCACTACGTCACCCCGCTCATGGGCGACGCCGTGGGCATGCACCTGCCCGGCGAGCACATCGGCGTCTACACCCCGCCCGCCCTGGCCCTGCTCGCCCTGGGCGGCCTGCTGATCGCCCTGGCCGGCGCCCTCCTCCCGGCAGGCTGGGCCGCCCGCACGGACACGTCCCGGGCCCTGCGCACGGAATGA
- a CDS encoding NACHT domain-containing protein: MPEQRDDGFGTKHEISGSGTYQGPVIQARDITGPVHFDSPRPEERPAGTRSAPQRTAGTIVLLGVLIFVITSLRAGEEMLSPGARRVLALAGAALVVTGSLWWATVLVGLPAWLRERRAPRRRLTPAQLDATAASLASVLAEEYARDEKQLHVNDPAPIPVRWSAAGAQLSDHQANIRRSPIGAADPAADSSDQPLDLEGDFDEIGPFFGRVPSQRLVVLGAPGAGKSALVLRLARRLLDARTSGAPVPVLLPIASWNPTEEDPWHWAARRLAALHPAVLRTAQLAHDLITTGRILPILDGFDELPEVSRPKALVRLRGSLNDPARLVLTCRIEEYEAAVEDADTVLPAAAVVQLQPLSVADLERYLPRTARPTAQAPTATKWTPVLTRLADAEDRTPEVETLRSVLSTPLMVSLARIVYTGTRADPTELIEDRRFREQTNLERHLYDAFLSAAYEHTGRAGWTGEQARGWAGYLAAHLRRTGEQDIAWWRLGEVVPRSVRWLGTGLSMVVAALAVGVTDYDHPWWHEWFPVPPWAAVLLLGGLTAVLDWAFDAPVDAPQRLNWPGLAELRGLRAEARTLLFAVLLVTMGIGVLVPLDLRDWALSSAIFGGIVLTLIVATRLIDLLNRLADPADAPEPAELLRADRRTQLLLGVFAPFRLPPRRILTEGLLILVSIMLVVWLRVSDRDAVSGADWALTLGLLLLAWMVCRWSVSASGRLSVARLYLSCTGALPWRVMAFLRDAHRRGVLRQSGGLYRFRHIELRNRLAEAAGVTEDGTSSPDRARREAVRPSLSDLMNPGPSVIGIAFGLSAAVIVPDFEFPYKDLPEPCALVSSAHVRELFVDRVMESEPEDGRCGFDERSPFRPDRRLTITSGLYRSFWSEGSGADWARVLMDDSAMDGEKPLAGLGDEATVLVDNSGPHKEPRARINVRAGNVAVWIEYSEEYAGPERVSEVAVVIAREALRRAGVPAEVTGTDRRALADVPPAKLPARQRTAAYRWVPDRSLVGPVWKGEEYSEIQVLKRLEVPVRVPVDFTCSESKKPLAEGDWTARCSNKVDDPPLLDMADLPCAATGCSAAVTDSFRQRWAGPGVDRWKRTGSGDGRYLERRTDKGEYELILFLPDRRGDREHQLWFRALVEKDDTELAQKMVNAAYSQVTGW, encoded by the coding sequence ATGCCGGAGCAGCGCGACGACGGCTTCGGAACGAAGCACGAGATCTCCGGGAGCGGCACCTACCAAGGGCCGGTCATCCAGGCACGGGACATCACCGGTCCCGTCCACTTCGACAGTCCCCGGCCCGAGGAGCGGCCCGCCGGTACCCGGTCCGCGCCGCAGCGCACCGCCGGGACCATCGTGCTGCTGGGCGTGCTCATCTTCGTCATCACCTCGCTGCGGGCGGGCGAGGAGATGCTGTCCCCGGGCGCCCGGCGCGTCCTCGCCCTGGCGGGCGCGGCCCTGGTGGTGACCGGCTCGCTGTGGTGGGCGACCGTCCTGGTGGGCCTGCCGGCCTGGTTACGGGAGCGGCGCGCCCCGCGCCGGAGACTGACGCCCGCGCAACTCGACGCGACAGCCGCCTCGTTGGCTTCGGTGCTCGCGGAGGAGTACGCCCGCGACGAGAAGCAGCTCCATGTGAACGACCCGGCGCCCATCCCGGTCCGGTGGTCCGCGGCGGGCGCGCAGCTCAGCGACCACCAGGCCAACATCCGGCGCAGCCCGATCGGGGCCGCGGACCCGGCGGCCGACTCGAGTGACCAACCGCTCGATCTGGAGGGTGACTTCGACGAGATCGGCCCCTTCTTCGGCCGGGTCCCCAGCCAGCGCCTGGTGGTCCTCGGTGCCCCCGGCGCGGGCAAGTCGGCGCTGGTGCTGCGGCTGGCCCGGCGCCTGCTGGACGCCCGCACCTCCGGCGCCCCGGTGCCGGTGCTGCTGCCCATCGCCTCCTGGAACCCCACGGAGGAGGATCCCTGGCACTGGGCGGCCCGCCGGCTGGCCGCCCTGCACCCCGCGGTCCTGCGCACCGCCCAGCTCGCCCACGACCTGATCACCACCGGCCGCATCCTGCCGATCCTGGACGGCTTCGACGAACTCCCCGAGGTGTCCCGCCCCAAGGCCCTCGTCCGGCTGAGGGGCAGCCTGAACGACCCCGCGCGACTGGTCCTCACCTGCCGGATCGAGGAGTACGAGGCGGCCGTGGAGGACGCCGACACGGTGCTGCCCGCCGCCGCGGTCGTCCAGCTCCAGCCCCTGTCCGTGGCCGACCTGGAGCGCTACCTCCCGCGCACCGCCCGCCCCACCGCACAGGCGCCGACCGCCACCAAGTGGACACCGGTGCTGACCAGGCTGGCCGACGCCGAGGACCGGACCCCAGAGGTCGAGACCCTGCGCTCGGTCCTGAGCACCCCGCTCATGGTCAGCCTCGCCCGCATCGTCTACACCGGCACCCGCGCCGACCCGACCGAGCTGATCGAGGACCGGCGGTTCCGCGAACAGACCAACCTCGAACGGCACTTGTACGACGCCTTCCTCTCCGCCGCCTACGAGCACACCGGCCGGGCCGGGTGGACCGGCGAGCAGGCCCGCGGCTGGGCCGGGTATCTCGCCGCCCATCTGCGCCGCACCGGGGAACAGGACATCGCGTGGTGGCGGCTCGGCGAGGTGGTGCCGCGGTCGGTGCGCTGGCTGGGCACGGGCCTGTCCATGGTGGTCGCCGCCCTCGCCGTCGGCGTGACGGACTACGACCACCCGTGGTGGCACGAGTGGTTCCCGGTGCCGCCGTGGGCCGCCGTACTGCTCCTGGGCGGGCTGACGGCGGTGCTGGACTGGGCGTTCGACGCGCCCGTGGACGCGCCGCAGCGCCTGAACTGGCCCGGCCTCGCGGAGCTGCGGGGCCTGCGCGCGGAGGCCCGCACGCTGCTCTTCGCCGTGCTGCTCGTGACCATGGGGATCGGTGTCCTGGTGCCGCTGGACCTGCGGGACTGGGCGCTCAGCTCGGCGATCTTCGGCGGCATCGTGCTGACGCTGATCGTCGCCACCCGGCTGATCGACCTGCTGAACCGGCTCGCCGACCCGGCCGACGCCCCCGAGCCCGCGGAGCTGCTGCGCGCCGACCGCCGTACCCAGCTCCTGCTCGGTGTCTTCGCGCCGTTCCGGCTGCCTCCGCGCCGCATCCTCACCGAGGGCCTGCTGATCCTGGTCTCCATCATGCTGGTGGTCTGGCTGCGCGTATCCGACCGCGACGCGGTGAGCGGGGCCGACTGGGCGCTCACGCTGGGCCTGTTGCTGCTGGCCTGGATGGTGTGCCGCTGGTCGGTGTCCGCGTCGGGCCGGCTCTCGGTCGCCCGGCTCTATCTGTCCTGCACCGGTGCCCTGCCCTGGCGGGTGATGGCCTTCCTGCGCGACGCGCACCGCAGGGGAGTGCTGCGGCAGTCCGGGGGCCTGTACCGCTTCCGCCACATCGAGCTGCGCAACCGGCTCGCCGAGGCGGCGGGGGTCACCGAGGACGGCACCAGCAGCCCCGACCGGGCTCGCCGGGAGGCCGTACGGCCGTCGCTGAGCGACCTGATGAACCCCGGGCCGTCGGTGATCGGCATCGCCTTCGGGCTCTCGGCGGCGGTGATCGTCCCCGATTTCGAGTTCCCCTACAAGGATCTCCCCGAGCCCTGCGCGCTGGTCAGCTCGGCCCATGTCAGGGAACTGTTCGTCGACCGCGTCATGGAGAGCGAACCCGAGGACGGCAGATGCGGCTTCGACGAGCGCTCGCCGTTCCGGCCGGACCGTCGGCTCACGATCACCTCGGGTCTGTACCGGTCCTTCTGGAGTGAGGGCAGTGGCGCCGACTGGGCGCGGGTGCTGATGGACGACAGCGCGATGGACGGGGAGAAGCCGCTGGCCGGGCTCGGCGACGAGGCCACCGTGCTGGTCGACAACTCCGGCCCGCACAAGGAGCCGAGGGCCAGGATCAATGTGCGCGCCGGGAACGTGGCCGTGTGGATCGAGTACAGCGAGGAGTACGCCGGGCCCGAGCGGGTCTCCGAGGTGGCCGTCGTCATCGCCCGGGAGGCCCTGCGCCGGGCCGGGGTCCCCGCCGAGGTGACCGGGACCGACCGCCGCGCCCTGGCCGACGTACCGCCCGCGAAGCTGCCCGCCCGGCAGCGCACCGCCGCCTACCGGTGGGTGCCGGACCGGTCGCTGGTCGGCCCGGTCTGGAAGGGGGAGGAGTACTCGGAGATCCAGGTCCTCAAACGGCTGGAGGTGCCGGTCCGGGTGCCCGTCGACTTCACGTGCAGCGAGTCGAAGAAGCCGCTGGCCGAGGGTGACTGGACCGCGCGATGCAGCAACAAGGTCGACGATCCTCCGCTGCTGGACATGGCGGACCTGCCGTGCGCCGCGACCGGCTGCTCCGCGGCAGTGACCGACTCCTTCCGGCAGCGGTGGGCCGGCCCCGGGGTTGACCGGTGGAAGCGGACGGGGTCGGGGGACGGACGCTATCTGGAGCGCCGCACGGACAAGGGGGAGTACGAACTGATCCTCTTCCTGCCCGACCGGCGCGGCGACCGCGAGCACCAGCTGTGGTTCCGCGCCCTGGTCGAGAAGGACGACACCGAGCTCGCCCAGAAGATGGTCAACGCGGCGTATTCGCAGGTGACAGGCTGGTAG
- a CDS encoding sensor histidine kinase has protein sequence MDGAGTRRWRQRAAVLLRPGPAPRPSRWMWTADTVLALVLAVCTAAGVRDQDKQDVVAPFVIPEPPVGPPPPPPEGLAPGAGILVLAALTAAPLIARRRYPLAAFWAVLVLSLLFHERAGMHDPTVYTFLTCVVAAYSAAVHSPHRLPTLSALVFGGLLLAVLHEEYLPSFTPGFVPFLVLLGVGLAANAIHTWQQRVHDLQDQQQSATRLAVELERARIARELHDIVTHNVSVMVIQAGAARKVMDAAPDRACEALLAVEAGGRTAMAELRHVMGLLTMDGEAGPDPELDPDLAPQPGLGRLAALTDRVRATGVPVELTVTGTPAPLAPGADLAAYRVVQEALTNVVRHAGGARVRVEVEHAGDVVRVEVTDTGGTASAPAGPGGGRGLTGLRERLAVYGGTLETGTRPTGGFRVRAVIPAEAS, from the coding sequence ATGGACGGGGCGGGAACACGACGGTGGCGGCAGCGTGCCGCGGTGCTGCTGCGGCCGGGCCCGGCGCCCCGGCCGTCCCGCTGGATGTGGACGGCCGACACGGTGCTCGCCCTGGTGCTGGCCGTGTGCACGGCCGCCGGCGTCCGCGACCAGGACAAGCAGGACGTCGTGGCGCCGTTCGTCATCCCGGAACCGCCGGTCGGCCCGCCCCCGCCGCCGCCGGAGGGGCTGGCGCCCGGCGCCGGGATCCTCGTGCTGGCCGCGCTGACAGCGGCTCCGCTGATCGCACGGCGCCGCTATCCGCTCGCCGCGTTCTGGGCGGTGCTCGTGCTGAGCCTGCTGTTCCACGAGCGCGCCGGGATGCACGACCCGACGGTGTACACGTTCCTGACCTGTGTGGTCGCCGCGTACAGCGCCGCCGTGCACAGTCCGCACCGGCTGCCCACGCTGTCCGCCCTGGTCTTCGGCGGGCTGCTGCTGGCCGTGCTCCACGAGGAGTACCTGCCGTCCTTCACCCCCGGATTCGTGCCGTTCCTGGTGCTGCTGGGGGTGGGGCTCGCGGCGAACGCGATCCACACCTGGCAGCAGCGCGTCCATGACCTCCAGGACCAGCAGCAGTCCGCGACCCGGCTCGCGGTCGAGCTCGAACGGGCGCGGATCGCCCGGGAGTTGCACGACATCGTCACCCACAATGTGAGCGTGATGGTGATTCAGGCGGGCGCGGCCCGCAAGGTGATGGACGCCGCGCCCGACCGGGCCTGCGAGGCGCTGCTGGCCGTGGAGGCGGGCGGGCGTACGGCCATGGCCGAACTCCGCCATGTCATGGGCCTGTTGACCATGGACGGGGAGGCCGGCCCGGACCCCGAGCTGGATCCGGACCTGGCCCCCCAGCCGGGGCTCGGCCGGCTCGCCGCGCTCACCGACCGGGTCCGCGCGACCGGCGTCCCCGTCGAGCTGACCGTCACCGGCACCCCGGCGCCCCTCGCCCCGGGCGCCGACCTGGCCGCGTACCGGGTGGTGCAGGAAGCCCTCACCAATGTCGTCCGGCACGCGGGCGGCGCACGGGTCCGCGTCGAGGTCGAGCACGCCGGGGACGTGGTGCGCGTCGAGGTGACCGACACCGGCGGCACGGCGTCGGCCCCGGCCGGACCGGGCGGCGGCCGGGGGCTGACGGGCCTGCGGGAGCGGCTCGCGGTGTACGGCGGCACGCTGGAGACGGGCACCCGGCCGACCGGCGGGTTCCGGGTGCGCGCGGTGATTCCGGCGGAGGCGTCATGA
- a CDS encoding ABC transporter ATP-binding protein codes for MTGTTTPTAPPLIDIRDVSRTYGEGPPALDGVGLSVRPGEAVAVLGPSGSGKSTLLNLIAGLDRPDTGSVTVDGLRVDQLGEAASARYRRARIGMVFQFFNLLDDLTVTDNVLLPAQLAGVPRAEAQRRAAELLAHLGIERHAAAHPGRLSGGERQRVAVARALMNRPALLLADEPTGALDSAAGADVRELLTALNADGQTIVLVTHDPVLASACTRRTVELVDGRIVRDTARGSAAVLR; via the coding sequence ATGACAGGCACCACGACCCCGACCGCACCACCCCTCATCGACATCCGCGACGTGAGCCGGACGTACGGCGAGGGACCGCCCGCGCTCGACGGGGTCGGGCTGAGCGTGCGGCCCGGGGAGGCGGTGGCCGTGCTCGGGCCGTCGGGCAGCGGCAAGTCGACGCTGCTCAACCTGATCGCGGGCCTGGACCGGCCGGACACCGGCAGCGTCACCGTGGACGGACTGCGGGTGGACCAGCTGGGCGAGGCGGCGTCCGCGAGGTACCGGCGGGCGCGGATCGGCATGGTCTTCCAGTTCTTCAACCTCCTCGACGACCTCACCGTCACCGACAACGTCCTGCTCCCCGCCCAGCTGGCCGGGGTCCCCCGCGCCGAGGCCCAGCGGCGCGCCGCGGAGTTGCTGGCCCACCTCGGCATCGAGCGGCACGCCGCCGCCCACCCCGGCCGGCTGTCCGGCGGGGAGCGCCAACGGGTCGCCGTCGCCCGCGCGCTGATGAACCGTCCGGCCCTGCTGCTGGCGGACGAGCCGACCGGCGCGCTGGACTCCGCCGCCGGTGCGGACGTGCGGGAGCTGCTGACCGCGCTCAACGCGGACGGGCAGACGATCGTGCTGGTCACGCATGATCCGGTGCTCGCCTCGGCCTGTACGCGGCGCACGGTCGAGCTGGTCGACGGCCGGATCGTGCGGGACACCGCGCGGGGCTCGGCGGCGGTGCTCCGGTGA
- a CDS encoding response regulator: MTGPAAPRVVIADDQALVRTGFGMILTADGIDVVAEAADGEQAVEAVRRTRPDLVLMDVRMPGVDGLEATRRILSGDVVPDPPPRVLILTTYDLDRYVYAALTAGASGFLLKDVTPEHLVAAVRLARSGDALLAPAITRRLVERFVSQDTRTAALHRDLSVLTPREAEVLQAVGTGLSNAELAERFTLSEATVKTHVARILSKLRLRDRAQAVVVAYETGLITPGAGDR; this comes from the coding sequence ATGACCGGCCCCGCCGCCCCCCGCGTCGTGATCGCCGACGACCAGGCCCTGGTCCGTACCGGGTTCGGGATGATCCTCACCGCCGACGGCATCGACGTCGTCGCGGAGGCGGCCGACGGTGAGCAGGCGGTGGAGGCGGTCCGGCGCACCCGGCCCGACCTGGTGCTGATGGACGTACGGATGCCGGGCGTGGACGGCCTTGAGGCCACCCGGCGCATCCTCTCCGGTGACGTCGTCCCCGATCCGCCCCCGCGCGTGCTGATCCTGACCACCTACGACCTGGACCGCTACGTCTACGCGGCCCTCACCGCCGGCGCCAGCGGCTTCCTGCTCAAGGACGTCACGCCCGAGCACCTGGTCGCCGCCGTCCGCCTGGCCCGCTCCGGCGACGCGCTGCTCGCCCCGGCCATCACCCGGCGGCTGGTCGAGCGGTTCGTCTCCCAGGACACCCGCACCGCCGCCCTGCACCGCGACCTGTCCGTGCTCACCCCGCGGGAGGCGGAGGTCCTCCAGGCCGTCGGCACGGGCCTGAGCAACGCCGAACTCGCCGAGCGGTTCACCCTGAGCGAGGCCACCGTGAAGACCCATGTGGCCCGGATCCTGTCCAAGCTCCGGCTCCGCGACCGCGCCCAGGCCGTGGTCGTGGCGTACGAGACGGGTCTGATCACCCCGGGGGCGGGCGACCGCTGA